One part of the Mycobacterium marinum genome encodes these proteins:
- a CDS encoding SAM-dependent methyltransferase produces MSITKNAPREGAEEVAATALGVAAARAAEARRQRPLIVDPFAQLFVDAAGQDLWSMVASGAAHDELASADPALAAVMQTSLGHIASRTKFFDEFVLAAADAGIRQVVSLGAGLDTRAWRLSWPDAVTVYELDQPNVLEFKLSTLRDNGATPAANYVDVPVDLHRCWPRSLCLAGFDPAAPTAWLVEGLLPFLSVAAQDLLFGDVHKLSVPGSWLAAEALSSEFLKPTTVARQRARIRRMRVTATTLAGLSNVTELWDLAEGRSDVADWLRGRGWHASVLTAERLLARYHRSAPVELGDATPPSRYVTARLSAESSLDA; encoded by the coding sequence ATGTCCATCACCAAGAACGCCCCCCGGGAAGGGGCTGAGGAAGTGGCGGCCACTGCGCTCGGTGTGGCCGCCGCGCGTGCGGCAGAGGCCCGGCGGCAGCGGCCGCTGATCGTCGATCCGTTCGCGCAACTATTCGTCGATGCGGCCGGTCAGGACTTGTGGAGCATGGTGGCCAGTGGCGCGGCGCACGATGAACTTGCCAGTGCCGATCCGGCTTTGGCGGCGGTAATGCAAACCTCGCTGGGGCACATCGCATCGCGCACCAAGTTTTTCGACGAATTCGTTCTTGCAGCGGCTGACGCGGGCATCCGTCAGGTGGTGAGTCTGGGGGCGGGTCTTGACACCCGAGCGTGGCGTCTGAGCTGGCCTGACGCGGTCACCGTGTATGAACTCGACCAGCCCAACGTACTGGAATTCAAGTTGTCTACGTTGCGGGACAACGGCGCAACGCCGGCGGCGAACTACGTCGACGTCCCGGTGGATCTACATCGATGCTGGCCGCGATCGCTGTGTCTGGCCGGATTCGACCCTGCCGCACCGACCGCCTGGCTGGTCGAAGGTCTCCTGCCGTTCCTTTCTGTCGCGGCTCAGGATCTGCTTTTTGGGGACGTCCACAAGCTCAGCGTGCCCGGAAGCTGGCTTGCCGCTGAGGCATTGAGTAGCGAGTTCCTCAAGCCAACGACGGTGGCGCGCCAGCGTGCTCGCATACGGCGGATGCGAGTCACCGCGACCACGCTGGCCGGGCTTTCCAACGTTACCGAGCTGTGGGATCTCGCCGAAGGACGCTCAGACGTCGCCGACTGGCTACGCGGGCGTGGTTGGCACGCTTCTGTGTTGACCGCCGAGCGCCTCCTGGCCCGCTATCACCGCAGCGCACCCGTCGAGCTGGGTGATGCAACACCGCCGAGCCGGTACGTAACCGCTCGGCTTAGCGCGGAAAGCAGCCTCGATGCCTAA